The window CGGGAACTTACGACCGGCTCATCGTGGACGGGGACCAGGTTAAATACTACATGTGGGACGGCTCCGAACTGGTCTACAACCCTCAGCTGTCGGTTACGGTGGCCGGGCTGCAAAATGCTGGTGGGTACGCTCCCAGTGCGGTTGTACAATCGCTGGCCTTTGATCCCGGCAACAGTGTTTCTTACGTCAGGGTACGCGCGTACCACTACCTCCCCGAAGGAACATCCGTTACCTGGTCGGTCACGGCAGACGGGACAACTTGGGTGAAGAAGTACCGTGTCCGGGGTCTTCCAGGCGGAGCAACGGCCTGCGAGGTCTCGCCTGACAACGGGGCGAGCTGGAATTCTATCGGGGATGAATCTAAGGCCTGGCCTGCAACGAATACGTATGAGCTCTGGGCGGACGTATCACCCGGTAGGAGCGTGAAGTGGAGAGCAGAGCTTGTCACTACGAACCCGCAGGTTACGCCGAAGATAAAAGCTCCGGTACCTGGGACAGATATTGCCGTCCTGCTGGAAGCAGGCAATCCTCCTGAGAAGCCAGTCATTCCGGAGCAGGGTTCCTGCTACACCACAACAACACCAACTTTTTCCTGGAGCTTTTCGGATCCGGATCCTGGAGATGTCCAGTCCGGCTACGAAGTAAAAATCGTTAAACTAGACGATACTCTGATTTACGAAACCGGCTTTGTTTCCTCTCCGGAACCGAGTTTTCGGGTACCGACAAGCCAGGACCCGGCAGTGCCAGGGCCCCTCTGGGCAAGCGGAGAATATCAATTCAAAATCCAGGTCCGGGTGTACGACAGCATGGGTATTCCCTCGGAATGGAGTGATCCGGCTGACTTCTGCGTTATCGGCTTTGAGAGAGTCAGGATCAGAGAAATCGTCTCCGCTCCTGCAGGGCAGGCCAAACCTAACCCTGACGACCCGGCGACGCACATTATGATCACTGAGGGGATGACTCAGAGCCAACTTCCAAAAACCAAGGCTGGAGGAAAGGTGGGGGTACTCGTCGACTCTGTGGGCCCGCTCTCGAGCTTCACGGCGCGGTTCCCGTACCTTTCGACCGAGGCCACCGTCGGCTCCGTCTCCGTCATGGCGACGAACGGAACAAACCAGAGAAGGCTCATCGAGTTCTGGACGGACGCCAGCCTCGAGGTCTGCCCTTCCGAAACGCTCGTAAAAGGCGAATTCTCCGGCTCCGGAGCAGCGGGAGCGACGAACTTAAATCTTCCCCCATACGCGGCGGGGGTGGTGGTAACGGAAGGGTCAGTTTATAGCGACTGGTTTGTGGTGTTACAAGGAAGAAAGACCAGTTGAACGAGGTGCAGGGCGTAAAATTCCTTGCACCTTTTTTCTTTTTTTAAGGTCTTTTTTTGGGGGGGTGATTTCTTGGAATACCCCGAAGTTACAATTCTGACCTGCCCCAAACTAAAGACAGCAAGAGCCAAAGGCATTTCCGGCAGGTTCGTAAAAGTCGTGTGCGACGACCGAAAAAAGCTCGAAGCATGGGCTATTTCCCACGGCATCCCCGTCTCATGGATCCACCTAAGTCGGAGGGGAGTGCCACATATAGATCTTTGGGGCAGGCGTATCAAGCTTAAGTAACGTTCTTGCTTTTCAAACATTTGTTCTGGTATACTTATTTTTGGTGATTTATGTGTCCAAACTCTACAACTGCCCCGTGGAAGTCTATTTATTGCCCAACGGCCTACCCCTGGCCTTCCACTGGCGCGGCTTCTGGTACCGAGTGGCGAAATGCACGGTTGTCAAGGGAAAAACAGTCATACCGTGGTACTGGTTCCAACGAGGGATTGAAACGTGGATGCTTAGATTTGCGAGGTATGTTGAGTAGGTGTTTCCAGCCTACCTACGAGGGATTGAAACAGACACTTCGCGACCACCTCCCTATTGAAACCAACAAGTTTCCAGCCTACCTACGAGGGATTGAAACCATTGGGGACACAAGCCTGCTTCCTGACGCTTCATCCGGTTTCCAGCCTACCTACGAGGGATTGAAACCAAGGCAGCAGCCAGGATCGCCAGGTCGTCATCCTGGTTTCCAGCCTACCTACGAGGGATTGAAACTTAGCATTGGTCGCTAATTCGTATAGGGCTTTTTGGGTTTCCAGCCTACCTACGAGGGATTGAAACGTAGTCTATGCTGAGGTTTTAAAGGGTGCGTATTTGGTTTCCAGCCTACCTACGAGGGATTGAAACACTGGATAAGGTTTATATAGTGAAAGTGCGTGTTGTGTTTCCAGCCTACCTACGAGGGATTGAAACAATTTTTATTTCAACAAAAGAAGGAATTTTCATTTTGTTTCCAGCCTACCTACGAGGGATTGAAACTCTACAAAACTATCCTGAAAACGTGACCTGAAAACCGTTTCCAGCCTACCTACGAGGGATTGAAACTAACTTTGCTCATGAAAAACAAATCATTCTGATCTCGTTTCCAGCCTACCTACGAGGGACAGAAACAAGAGTATGGACTAAACCAGTTGGTTGTCTTTGAGATCCGGATAGCTGCTGCTTGACTTCTTCCTTTCTCCCTGAAAAAAGGGGACTTCCTAAAATCTCAGTTTACGTTGTTTTGTCCCTTTCCGACCGCCCGCGCTTTATTAAGCGTGGGTTTTTAATTACCCCGGCCTTTTTTGAGCCGGGGTTTTTCACTTTGTGGGCCTCATACGTGTTTATCGAGGAATCAGTACTTGAGGAAGGTGGTTTCAAATGTATTTAAGCGTTGACATTGGCTACGGCTTCACGAAGGCGGTCTCGGACGCCGGAACGCAGGTTTCCTTTCCTTCGGCCGCGGCCCCGGCGGTTACCGACCCCCTGGGTGGCGTCTTCAAAGACGGCGCTGGCTACCGCGTCCGCGTCTCCGCCATCGGCGGCGCGGAGGAAAAGCTGGTCGGGGATGCTGCCCTCCAGAGCCTGGCTGTACAGGGTTTTGTCGCCCAGCAGGAGAAGCCCCAGGGCCTGCATGACCTGCTTCTTCTCACAGCGGCCTATCTATGCGGTGCCGGGACGGACGCGGTTGCTGCCGGAGGAAACACTGACCTGGCGGTCGGTCTGCCCCTTTCCTTCTACCGGGCGCAGAAGGATGCTCTGAAGGAGAGGCTCTCGAAGCTGAGCGCCTGGGTGAGCGTAAATTTCGGTCGAGAAAGGTATGTGTCTTTCGGAAAAGTGGCGGTATTCCCTCAGGGAGCAGGCATTCTTGTTTCTCTGGGAAGTTCGCTTCCAAAGAGCGGAATGGTCGGCGTGATCGACGTTGGCACCTATACAACTGACTTTCTGCTCTTTGAGGTCAGAAACGGTTTTCCCGTTCCCGTCCCCGAAGCCTGCGGGAGTGTCGAGGCAGGGATTCACCTTGTCCATCGTGCCCTGGCCGCGGCGTTCGAGAGGCAGACCGGAGCTCCCCTCCCGGCGCGGATGCACCAGCAGGCGCTGGAGAGGGTTCGGAATGGAGAGGAGATCTCCTACCGGGGCAGGGTAGTCAACCTGGCTCCCGCCTTCGCCCGGGCGAAGCGGGAGGCGGCGGACGCAATCGCTTCCCACGTCCTTGCGGCCTGGGGGGACAGGACGGGGTTTCTCTCTCTGGTTGCCCTGGCAGGGGGAGGCGCGCTCCTCTTT of the Bacillota bacterium genome contains:
- a CDS encoding ParM/StbA family protein; its protein translation is MYLSVDIGYGFTKAVSDAGTQVSFPSAAAPAVTDPLGGVFKDGAGYRVRVSAIGGAEEKLVGDAALQSLAVQGFVAQQEKPQGLHDLLLLTAAYLCGAGTDAVAAGGNTDLAVGLPLSFYRAQKDALKERLSKLSAWVSVNFGRERYVSFGKVAVFPQGAGILVSLGSSLPKSGMVGVIDVGTYTTDFLLFEVRNGFPVPVPEACGSVEAGIHLVHRALAAAFERQTGAPLPARMHQQALERVRNGEEISYRGRVVNLAPAFARAKREAADAIASHVLAAWGDRTGFLSLVALAGGGALLFGEILAGYFPRAVQVPDPVFANALGYLTMLSG